One Lemur catta isolate mLemCat1 chromosome 15, mLemCat1.pri, whole genome shotgun sequence genomic window carries:
- the CCDC40 gene encoding coiled-coil domain-containing protein 40 isoform X1, translating into MADPGGEAGGSVPEGGPASKGEEQNEEEGGRVSPLEKDDGQEGEEGVDATEHPGREDTTEGEVALEGDPEFEGDPEFEGEVMTEEEFEFDLETASPEGQVSSMDLAYLDGSPRELPGGEVGPTPLGGRRSREDGLDHEATGPSESREREVITTEPSQEVPSSPEQTDQDTSGSTLSGSIKSQEKLQQKVFPMGSRHRFRLSQGSSMSSDTDEHFLSMEQQEPAGPLPAPDTQPREGAQPAFLDRIQQLSPEGQSPEDRAESQGSDEAEDEGSQLVVLDPDHPLMVRFQAALKSYLNRQIQKLKLELQELGVATRQSRAQRQELGVNLYGVQQQLARLQMQLEKSHDRHSVAACQRRQKEEELQGARALHAKTSAAANQERKKLAALQAELENLLLNLFYMQNVDQDVQDDIRVIKQVVKKAEVERTRAETEKKQQDLFVDQLTSKAKQLEENIALFEAQCSAQADDTQTLRKAVSEASTEIEAITMEKKRILQQWATSLVGMKHRDEAHRAILEALRECRHQAKSVDGEIEAYKRSIMQEEEKNEKLARILNRAQTEAGLMQKLTAQCLTKQEALQSEFDTYRLALQDAEDALRKGHQEQAVVSSELQTVRQAICSEQELRRRMDIAIREKLQEHVTSNKMTKYFNQLIQKLQKEKTDMVTHLSKIDGDIAQATLNITNASCRLEMHQRTLAELDKEVKNLNELVTNSESEIARRTILIERKQSLINFLNKQLEQMVSELGGEEVGPLELEIKRLTKLLDEQSTRVTKAQVTWLRLQQELVTATQEHEQQLQSTAMVRKEMHILEQKKLRVENKIKQERREQKEIERHIKDLDNDLKKLNLLVNKSRGSSEQLQQDNLATEGEFLRALKAAERETLELQEKLSQLSEEKAAVLSNLLEAEHQIMLWEKKIQLAKEMRASVDSETGQTETQAMKAEIHRMKVRHGQLLKQQEKMIRDMEMAVARRETIMTQAQGQGKTGQKVLTRTDFHHKQIELRRKIRDAHKATEECTKTILELEEVQRSSSSALREKQGQLSTMQSDLDTLEADLSRLTALKRQNLSEIVALQTRAKHLQAVKEGRYVFLFRSKQSLQLERRRLDDRLALIATILQQVQDEYPQFQEALHKVSQKVASKLESPGPS; encoded by the exons GTGTCACCGCTAGAGAAGGATGATGGCCAGGAAGGTGAAGAAGGCGTGGATGCTACGGAACATCCTGGAAGGGAAGACACAACTGAAGGAGAAGTTGCACTTGAAGGGGACCCTGAATTTGAAGGGGACCCCGAGTTTGAAGGGGAAGTCATGACAGAAGAGGAATTTGAATTTGATTTAGAAACTGCCTCCCCTGAAGGGCAAGTCAGTTCCATGGATCTGGCCTATTTAGATGGCAGTCCTCGGGAACTGCCTGGAGGGGAGGTTGGCCCCACGCCCCTGGGTGGAAGACGTAGCAGGGAAGACGGGCTTGACCACGAGGCGACCGGCCCATCAGAATCAAGAGAAAGGGAGGTTATCACAACAGAGCCATCCCAGGAAGTCCCGAGCTCCCCCGAGCAAACAGACCAGGATACTTCTGGATCCACACTGAGCGGATCG ATAAAATCCCAAGAAAAGCTGCAGCAGAAGGTCTTTCCCATGGGGTCCCGACACCGTTTCAGGCTGAGCCAAGGGAGCAGCATGTCCTCAGACACAGATGAGCATTTCCTGAGCATGGAGCAGCAGGAGCCAG CAGGGCCCCTCCCGGCCCCCGACACCCAGCCCAGGGAAGGGGCCCAGCCCGCGTTCCTGGACCGGATCCAGCAGTTAAGCCCGGAGGGCCAGTCCCCGGAGGACAGGGCGGAGTCCCAGGGGAGCGACGAGGCCGAGGACGAAGGATCCCAGCTGGTGGTTTTGGACCCAGACCAC CCCCTGATGGTCAGATTCCAGGCCGCGCTGAAGAGCTACCTTAACCGACAGATACAAAAGCTGAAGCTGGAACTTCAAGAGCTG GGCGTGGCCACCAGGCAAAGCCGGGCCCAGCGGCAGGAGCTGGGGGTGAACCTCTACGGGGTCCAGCAGCAGCTGGCCCGCCTGCAGATGCAGCTGGAGAAGAGCCACGACCGCCACTCGGTCGCCGCGTGCCAgaggaggcagaaggaggaggagctgcagggCGCGCGCGCGCTCCACGCCAAGACCTCCGCGGCCGCCAACCAGGAGCGCAAGAAGC TGGCGGCTCTGCAGGCGGAGTTGGAGAACTTGCTTCTGAACCTCTTCTACATGCAGAACGTCGACCAGGACGTGCAGGATGACATCCGCGTGATAAAGCAAGTGGTGAAGAAGGCCGAGGTGGAGAGGACTCGGGCAGAAACTGAGAAGAAGCAGCAG GACCTGTTTGTGGACCAGCTCACCAGCAAGGCCAAGCAGCTGGAAGAAAACATCGCGCTGTTTGAGGCTCAGTGCTCTGCCCAAGCCGATGACACCCAGACTCTAAGGAAAGCAGTGAGCGAG GCGTCCACGGAGATAGAGGCCATCACCATGGAGAAGAAGCGCATCCTGCAGCAGTGGGCCACCAGCCTGGTGGGCATGAAGCACCGTGACGAGGCGCACAGGGCCATCCTGGAGGCGCTCAG GGAATGCCGGCACCAAGCCAAGTCCGTGGACGGCGAGATCGAGGCCTACAAGAGGTCGATCatgcaggaggaggagaagaacgAGAAGCTGGCGCGCATCCTGAACCGGGCGCAGACGGAGGCCGGCCTGATGCAGAAGCTGACGGCCCAGTGCCTGACCAAGCAGGAGGCCCTGCAGAGCGAGTTCGACACCTACAGGCTGGCCCTGCAGGACGCGGAAGACGCCCTGCGCAAGGGCCACCAG GAGCAGGCGGTGGTCAGCAGCGAGCTGCAGACCGTGCGCCAGGCCATCTGCAGCGAGCAGgagctgaggaggaggatggacATCGCCATCCGGGAGAAGCTGCAGGAGCACGTGACCTCCAACAAGATGACCAAGTACTTCAACCAGCTCATCCAGAAGCTTCAGAAGGAGAAGACCGACATG GTGACACATCTCTCCAAAATTGATGGTGACATTGCTCAGGCCACGCTGAACATCACGAATGCCAGCTGCAGGCTGGAGATGCATCAGAGGACGCTGGCCGAGCTGGACAAGGAAGTGAAGAACCTGAACGAGCTCGTCACCAACAGCGAGAGCGAGATCGCCCGGCGCACCATCCTGATCGAGCGGAAGCAGAGCCTCATCAACTTCCTCAACAAGCAGCTGGAGCAGATGGTGTCCGAGCTGGGG GGGGAAGAAGTCGGGCCCCTCGAACTCGAGATCAAACGGCTGACCAAGCTGCTGGACGAACAGAGCACCCGTGTGACGAAGGCCCAGGTGACCTGGCTGCGCCTGCAGCAGGAGCTGGTCACGGCCACGCAGGAGCACGAGCAGCAGCTGCAGTCCACGGCCATGGTCAGGAAGGAGATGCACATCTTGGAGCAGAAGAAACTGCGAGTGGAAA ACAAGATcaagcaggagaggagggagcagaaGGAGATCGAGCGGCACATAAAGGACCTGGACAACGACCTGAAGAAGCTCAACCTGCTGGTGAACAAGAGCCGCGGCAGCTCGGAGCAGCTGCAGCAGGACAACCTGGCGACCGAGGGCGAGTTCCTGCGCGCGCTGAAG GCTGCAGAGCGGGAGACCCTGGAGCTGCAGGAGAAGCTGAGCCAGCTCAGCGAGGAGAAGGCGGCCGTGCTGAGCAACCTGCTGGAGGCCGA ACACCAGATTAtgctttgggagaaaaaaatccaactgGCGAAAGAGATGCGTGCCTCAGTGGATTCTGAGACCGGCCAGACAGAGACCCAAGCCATGAAGGCTGAGATCCACAGGATGAAG GTCAGGCACGGGCAGCTGCTGAAGCAGCAGGAGAAGATGATCCGCGACATGGAGATGGCGGTCGCCCGCAGGGAGACCATCATGACACAGGCCCAAGGCCAGGGCAAGACGGGCCAGAAGGTGCTCACCCGGACCGACTTCCACCACAAGCAGATTGAGCTGCGCCGGAAGATCAGGGACGCTCACAAG GCCACCGAGGAGTGCACCAAAACCATCCTGGAGCTGGAGGAAGTGCAACGAAGCTCGAGCAGCGCCCTCCGGGAGAAGCAGGGGCAGCTGTCGACGATGCAGTCCGACTTGGACACGCTCGAAGCCGACCTCAGCCGGCTCACAGCCCTGAAGCGCCAG AACCTCTCGGAGATCGTGGCCCTACAGACGCGCGCGAAGCACCTGCAGGCGGTGAAGGAGGGGAGGTACGTGTTCCTGTTCCGCTCCAAGCAGTCCCTGCAGCTGGAGCGCAGGCGCCTGGATGACCGGCTGGCCCTCATCGCCACCATCCTCCAGCAAGTGCAGGACGAGTACCCCCAGTTCCAGGAGGCCCTGCACAAGGTCAGCCAGAAGGTCGCCAGCAAGCTCGAATCGCCGGGGCCATCGTAG
- the CCDC40 gene encoding coiled-coil domain-containing protein 40 isoform X2 — protein sequence MADPGGEAGGSVPEGGPASKGEEQNEEEGGRVSPLEKDDGQEGEEGVDATEHPGREDTTEGEVALEGDPEFEGDPEFEGEVMTEEEFEFDLETASPEGQVSSMDLAYLDGSPRELPGGEVGPTPLGGRRSREDGLDHEATGPSESREREVITTEPSQEVPSSPEQTDQDTSGSTLSGSIKSQEKLQQKVFPMGSRHRFRLSQGSSMSSDTDEHFLSMEQQEPGPLPAPDTQPREGAQPAFLDRIQQLSPEGQSPEDRAESQGSDEAEDEGSQLVVLDPDHPLMVRFQAALKSYLNRQIQKLKLELQELGVATRQSRAQRQELGVNLYGVQQQLARLQMQLEKSHDRHSVAACQRRQKEEELQGARALHAKTSAAANQERKKLAALQAELENLLLNLFYMQNVDQDVQDDIRVIKQVVKKAEVERTRAETEKKQQDLFVDQLTSKAKQLEENIALFEAQCSAQADDTQTLRKAVSEASTEIEAITMEKKRILQQWATSLVGMKHRDEAHRAILEALRECRHQAKSVDGEIEAYKRSIMQEEEKNEKLARILNRAQTEAGLMQKLTAQCLTKQEALQSEFDTYRLALQDAEDALRKGHQEQAVVSSELQTVRQAICSEQELRRRMDIAIREKLQEHVTSNKMTKYFNQLIQKLQKEKTDMVTHLSKIDGDIAQATLNITNASCRLEMHQRTLAELDKEVKNLNELVTNSESEIARRTILIERKQSLINFLNKQLEQMVSELGGEEVGPLELEIKRLTKLLDEQSTRVTKAQVTWLRLQQELVTATQEHEQQLQSTAMVRKEMHILEQKKLRVENKIKQERREQKEIERHIKDLDNDLKKLNLLVNKSRGSSEQLQQDNLATEGEFLRALKAAERETLELQEKLSQLSEEKAAVLSNLLEAEHQIMLWEKKIQLAKEMRASVDSETGQTETQAMKAEIHRMKVRHGQLLKQQEKMIRDMEMAVARRETIMTQAQGQGKTGQKVLTRTDFHHKQIELRRKIRDAHKATEECTKTILELEEVQRSSSSALREKQGQLSTMQSDLDTLEADLSRLTALKRQNLSEIVALQTRAKHLQAVKEGRYVFLFRSKQSLQLERRRLDDRLALIATILQQVQDEYPQFQEALHKVSQKVASKLESPGPS from the exons GTGTCACCGCTAGAGAAGGATGATGGCCAGGAAGGTGAAGAAGGCGTGGATGCTACGGAACATCCTGGAAGGGAAGACACAACTGAAGGAGAAGTTGCACTTGAAGGGGACCCTGAATTTGAAGGGGACCCCGAGTTTGAAGGGGAAGTCATGACAGAAGAGGAATTTGAATTTGATTTAGAAACTGCCTCCCCTGAAGGGCAAGTCAGTTCCATGGATCTGGCCTATTTAGATGGCAGTCCTCGGGAACTGCCTGGAGGGGAGGTTGGCCCCACGCCCCTGGGTGGAAGACGTAGCAGGGAAGACGGGCTTGACCACGAGGCGACCGGCCCATCAGAATCAAGAGAAAGGGAGGTTATCACAACAGAGCCATCCCAGGAAGTCCCGAGCTCCCCCGAGCAAACAGACCAGGATACTTCTGGATCCACACTGAGCGGATCG ATAAAATCCCAAGAAAAGCTGCAGCAGAAGGTCTTTCCCATGGGGTCCCGACACCGTTTCAGGCTGAGCCAAGGGAGCAGCATGTCCTCAGACACAGATGAGCATTTCCTGAGCATGGAGCAGCAGGAGCCAG GGCCCCTCCCGGCCCCCGACACCCAGCCCAGGGAAGGGGCCCAGCCCGCGTTCCTGGACCGGATCCAGCAGTTAAGCCCGGAGGGCCAGTCCCCGGAGGACAGGGCGGAGTCCCAGGGGAGCGACGAGGCCGAGGACGAAGGATCCCAGCTGGTGGTTTTGGACCCAGACCAC CCCCTGATGGTCAGATTCCAGGCCGCGCTGAAGAGCTACCTTAACCGACAGATACAAAAGCTGAAGCTGGAACTTCAAGAGCTG GGCGTGGCCACCAGGCAAAGCCGGGCCCAGCGGCAGGAGCTGGGGGTGAACCTCTACGGGGTCCAGCAGCAGCTGGCCCGCCTGCAGATGCAGCTGGAGAAGAGCCACGACCGCCACTCGGTCGCCGCGTGCCAgaggaggcagaaggaggaggagctgcagggCGCGCGCGCGCTCCACGCCAAGACCTCCGCGGCCGCCAACCAGGAGCGCAAGAAGC TGGCGGCTCTGCAGGCGGAGTTGGAGAACTTGCTTCTGAACCTCTTCTACATGCAGAACGTCGACCAGGACGTGCAGGATGACATCCGCGTGATAAAGCAAGTGGTGAAGAAGGCCGAGGTGGAGAGGACTCGGGCAGAAACTGAGAAGAAGCAGCAG GACCTGTTTGTGGACCAGCTCACCAGCAAGGCCAAGCAGCTGGAAGAAAACATCGCGCTGTTTGAGGCTCAGTGCTCTGCCCAAGCCGATGACACCCAGACTCTAAGGAAAGCAGTGAGCGAG GCGTCCACGGAGATAGAGGCCATCACCATGGAGAAGAAGCGCATCCTGCAGCAGTGGGCCACCAGCCTGGTGGGCATGAAGCACCGTGACGAGGCGCACAGGGCCATCCTGGAGGCGCTCAG GGAATGCCGGCACCAAGCCAAGTCCGTGGACGGCGAGATCGAGGCCTACAAGAGGTCGATCatgcaggaggaggagaagaacgAGAAGCTGGCGCGCATCCTGAACCGGGCGCAGACGGAGGCCGGCCTGATGCAGAAGCTGACGGCCCAGTGCCTGACCAAGCAGGAGGCCCTGCAGAGCGAGTTCGACACCTACAGGCTGGCCCTGCAGGACGCGGAAGACGCCCTGCGCAAGGGCCACCAG GAGCAGGCGGTGGTCAGCAGCGAGCTGCAGACCGTGCGCCAGGCCATCTGCAGCGAGCAGgagctgaggaggaggatggacATCGCCATCCGGGAGAAGCTGCAGGAGCACGTGACCTCCAACAAGATGACCAAGTACTTCAACCAGCTCATCCAGAAGCTTCAGAAGGAGAAGACCGACATG GTGACACATCTCTCCAAAATTGATGGTGACATTGCTCAGGCCACGCTGAACATCACGAATGCCAGCTGCAGGCTGGAGATGCATCAGAGGACGCTGGCCGAGCTGGACAAGGAAGTGAAGAACCTGAACGAGCTCGTCACCAACAGCGAGAGCGAGATCGCCCGGCGCACCATCCTGATCGAGCGGAAGCAGAGCCTCATCAACTTCCTCAACAAGCAGCTGGAGCAGATGGTGTCCGAGCTGGGG GGGGAAGAAGTCGGGCCCCTCGAACTCGAGATCAAACGGCTGACCAAGCTGCTGGACGAACAGAGCACCCGTGTGACGAAGGCCCAGGTGACCTGGCTGCGCCTGCAGCAGGAGCTGGTCACGGCCACGCAGGAGCACGAGCAGCAGCTGCAGTCCACGGCCATGGTCAGGAAGGAGATGCACATCTTGGAGCAGAAGAAACTGCGAGTGGAAA ACAAGATcaagcaggagaggagggagcagaaGGAGATCGAGCGGCACATAAAGGACCTGGACAACGACCTGAAGAAGCTCAACCTGCTGGTGAACAAGAGCCGCGGCAGCTCGGAGCAGCTGCAGCAGGACAACCTGGCGACCGAGGGCGAGTTCCTGCGCGCGCTGAAG GCTGCAGAGCGGGAGACCCTGGAGCTGCAGGAGAAGCTGAGCCAGCTCAGCGAGGAGAAGGCGGCCGTGCTGAGCAACCTGCTGGAGGCCGA ACACCAGATTAtgctttgggagaaaaaaatccaactgGCGAAAGAGATGCGTGCCTCAGTGGATTCTGAGACCGGCCAGACAGAGACCCAAGCCATGAAGGCTGAGATCCACAGGATGAAG GTCAGGCACGGGCAGCTGCTGAAGCAGCAGGAGAAGATGATCCGCGACATGGAGATGGCGGTCGCCCGCAGGGAGACCATCATGACACAGGCCCAAGGCCAGGGCAAGACGGGCCAGAAGGTGCTCACCCGGACCGACTTCCACCACAAGCAGATTGAGCTGCGCCGGAAGATCAGGGACGCTCACAAG GCCACCGAGGAGTGCACCAAAACCATCCTGGAGCTGGAGGAAGTGCAACGAAGCTCGAGCAGCGCCCTCCGGGAGAAGCAGGGGCAGCTGTCGACGATGCAGTCCGACTTGGACACGCTCGAAGCCGACCTCAGCCGGCTCACAGCCCTGAAGCGCCAG AACCTCTCGGAGATCGTGGCCCTACAGACGCGCGCGAAGCACCTGCAGGCGGTGAAGGAGGGGAGGTACGTGTTCCTGTTCCGCTCCAAGCAGTCCCTGCAGCTGGAGCGCAGGCGCCTGGATGACCGGCTGGCCCTCATCGCCACCATCCTCCAGCAAGTGCAGGACGAGTACCCCCAGTTCCAGGAGGCCCTGCACAAGGTCAGCCAGAAGGTCGCCAGCAAGCTCGAATCGCCGGGGCCATCGTAG
- the GAA gene encoding LOW QUALITY PROTEIN: lysosomal alpha-glucosidase (The sequence of the model RefSeq protein was modified relative to this genomic sequence to represent the inferred CDS: inserted 1 base in 1 codon; deleted 1 base in 1 codon), with product MGRQALAVDVRWPPCTRPLLGVCALICLATAALLGHILLHDFLVVPQELGGFSPVLEETRRAAQPGASGPGPQRTQEHPGHPAAAPTQCDVPPNSRFDCAPDRAITQEQCEARGCCYVPARRDPRGAQMGQPWCFFPPNYPSYKLENLSSSEMGYTATLTRSTPTFFPKDVLTLRLDVLMETESRLHFTIKDPANRRYEVPLETPRVRSRAPSPLYSVEFSEEPFGVVVRRQLDGRVLLNTTVAPLFFADQFLQLSTSLPSQYLTGLAEHLSPLMLSTSWAKVTLWNRDIAPTPNVNLYGSHPFYLVLEDGGSAHGVFLLNSNAMDVVLQPSPALSWRSTGGILDVYVFLGPDPKSVVRQYLDVVGYPFLPPYWGLGFHLCRWGYSSTAITRQVVENMTEAPLPDVQWNDLDYMDSRRDFTFNKDGFKDFPAMVRELHQGGRRYMMIVDPAISSSGPAGGYRPYDEGLRRGVFIXNETGQPLIGKVWPGSTAFPDFTNPKALDWWQDMVAEFHAQVPFDGMWIDMNEPSNFVRGSEDGCPSNELENPPYVPGVVGGTLQAATICASSRQFLSTHYNLHNLYGLSEAIASHRALVKARGTRPFVISRSTFAGHGRYAGHWTGDVGSSWEQLSYSVPEILLFNLLGVPLVGADVCGFLGNTSEELCVRWTQLGAFYPFMRNHNDLHSLPQEPYRFGKPAQQAMRKALALRYALLPHLYTLFYRAHVGGETVARPLFLEFPEDPHTWTVDRQLLWGAALLITPVLEAGKAEVTGYFPSGTWYDLQTVPVETLGSHPSLPPAPPRPAVHSQGQWVTLPAPLDTINVHLRAGHVLPLQGPGLTTTESRKQPMALVVALTESGEARGELFWDDGDSLGVLERGDYTLVTFRAGNNTVKNELVRVSGEGAGLQLRKVTVLGVATAPQQVLSNGVPVSNFTYSPDTKTLAVPVALSVGEQFLVSWS from the exons ATGGGCAGGCAGGCCCTGGCCGTGGATGTGAGGTGGCCGCCCTGCACCCGTCCCCTGCTGGGGGTCTGCGCCCTCATCTGCCTGGCCACAGCTGCCCTGCTGGGGCACATCCTGCTCCATGATTTCCTGGTGGTCCCCCAAGAGTTGGGTGGCTTCTCCCCCGTCCTGGAGGAGACTCGCAGAGCTGCCCAGCCAGGAGCCAGCGGGCCAGGGCCCCAGCGCACCCAGGAGCACCCTGGCCATCCCGCAGCAGCACCCACACAGTGCGACGTACCCCCCAACAGCCGCTTCGACTGTGCCCCAGACAGGGCCATCACCCAGGAGCAGTGCGAGGCCCGCGGCTGCTGCTATGTCCCAGCAAGGCGGGACCCACGGGGCGCCCAGATGGGGCAGCCCTGGTGCTTCTTCCCGCCCAACTACCCCAGTTACAAGCTGGAGAACCTGAGCTCCTCCGAAATGGGCTACACGGCCACCCTGACCCGCTCCACCCCCACCTTCTTCCCGAAGGACGTCCTGACCTTGCGGCTGGATGTGCTGATGGAGACGGAGAGCCGCCTCCACTTCACG ATCAAAGATCCCGCTAACAGGCGCTACGAAGTGCCCTTGGAGACCCCGCGTGTCCGCAGCCGGGCACCGTCCCCACTCTACAGCGTGGAGTTCTCAGAGGAGCCGTTTGGGGTGGTCGTGCGCCGGCAGCTGGACGGCCGGGTGCT GCTGAACACCACTGTGGCTCCCCTGTTCTTCGCCGACCAGTTTCTGCAGCTctccacctccctgccctcccagtaCCTCACGGGCCTGGCCGAGCACCTCAGCCCGCTGATGCTCAGCACCAGCTGGGCCAAGGTCACCCTCTGGAACCGGGACATCGCCCCCACG CCCAACGTGAACCTCTACGGGTCCCACCCTTTCTACCTGGTGCTGGAGGATGGCGGGTCGGCGCACGGAGTGTTCCTCCTGAACAGCAACGCCATGG ACGTGGTGCTGCAGCCGAGCCCGGCCCTCAGCTGGAGGTCGACAGGCGGCATCCTGGACGTCTACGTCTTCCTGGGCCCGGATCCCAAGAGCGTGGTGCGCCAGTACCTGGACGTTGTGG GGTACCCGTTCCTGCCGCCGTACTGGGGCCTGGGCTTCCACCTGTGCCGCTGGGGCTACTCCTCCACCGCCATCACCCGCCAGGTGGTGGAGAACATGACCGAGGCCCCGCTTCCC GATGTCCAGTGGAACGACCTGGACTACATGGACTCCAGGAGGGACTTCACCTTCAACAAAGACGGCTTCAAGGACTTCCCGGCCATGGTGCGGGAGCTGCACCAGGGCGGCCGGCGGTACATGATGATCGTG GATCCCGCCATCAGCAGCTCAGGCCCCGCCGGGGGCTACAGACCCTATGACGAGGGGCTGCGGAGGGGGGTTTTCA ACAACGAGACTGGGCAGCCACTGATCGGAAAG GTGTGGCCCGGATCCACC GCCTTCCCCGACTTCACCAACCCCAAGGCCCTGGACTGGTGGCAGGACATGGTGGCCGAGTTCCACGCCCAGGTGCCCTTTGACGGCATGTGGATT GACATGAACGAGCCTTCCAACTTCGTGCGGGGCTCTGAGGACGGCTGCCCCAGCAACGAGCTGGAAAACCCGCCCTACGTGCCCG GTGTGGTTGGTGGGACCCTCCAGGCGGCCACCATCTGTGCCTCCAGCCGCCAGTTCCTCTCCACACACTACAACCTGCACAACCTCTATGGCCTGAGCGAAGCCATCGCATCCCACAG GGCCCTAGTGAAGGCTCGAGGGACCCGTCCCTTCGTGATCTCCCGCTCAACCTTTGCCGGCCACGGCCGATACGCCGGCCACTGGACGGGGGACGTGGGGAGCAGCTGGGAGCAGCTTTCCTACTCCGTGCCAG AAATCCTGCTGTTTAACCTGCTGGGGGTGCCCCTGGTCGGGGCTGACGTCTGCGGCTTCCTGGGCAACACGTCAGAGGAGCTGTGTGTGCGCTGGACCCAGCTGGGCGCCTTCTACCCCTTCATGCGGAACCACAACGACCTGCACAGCCTG CCTCAGGAGCCGTACAGGTTCGGCAAGCCGGCCCAGCAGGCCATGCGGAAGGCCCTCGCCCTGCGCTATGCGCTGCTCCCCCACCTCTACACGCTGTTCTACCGGGCCCACGTCGGCGGGGAGACCGTGGCCCGGCCCCTCTTCCTGGA GTTCCCCGAGGACCCCCACACCTGGACCGTGGACCGCCAGCTTCTGTGGGGGGCGGCTCTTCTCATCACCCCAGTGCTGGAGGCCGGGAAGGCTGAGGTGACGGGCTACTTCCCTTCGGGCACGTGGTATGACCTGCAGACG GTGCCAGTAGAGACCCTTGGCAGCCACCCATCTCTGCCTCCAGCACCCCCCAGGCCAGCCGTGCACAGCCAGGGGCAGTGGGTGACGCTGCCAGCCCCACTGGACACCATTAACGTCCACCTCCGGGCCGGGCACGTCCTCCCTCTGCAG GGCCCCGGCCTCACCACCACAGAGTCCCGCAAGCAGCCCATGGCGCTGGTCGTGGCCCTGACCGAGAGCGGGGAGGCCCGAGGGGAGCTGTTCTGGGACGACGGGGACAGCCTGGGAGTGCTGGAGCGCGGGGACTACACACTGGTCACCTTCCGGGCCGGGAAC AACACGGTCAAGAACGAGCTGGTGCGTGTGAGCGGGGAGGGCGCTGGCCTGCAGCTGCGGAAGGTGACCGTCTTGGGGGTGGCCACGGCCCCTCAGCAGGTCCTCTCCAACGGTGTCCCCGTGTCCAACTTCACCTACAGCCCTGACACCAAG aCTCTGGCCGTCCCCGTGGCACTGTCCGTGGGGGAGCAGTTTCTCGTCAGCTGGTCATAG